A section of the Asticcacaulis sp. EMRT-3 genome encodes:
- a CDS encoding PIN domain-containing protein: MYLLDTGIMSALRHARWDAACAPLAQWARGITPARLFISAITLLELENGVAHVQKDRPDEAKALRVWLDNQVATTFDGRILPVDAAVVRRRCGLNYADGRDGLIAATALEHSLTLVTRRPSAYRAGRVRLLDPFAAHPASDAAPQESEWAGEARSGQGWLRNLFLRF, translated from the coding sequence ATGTATCTGCTCGACACAGGCATTATGTCCGCCCTGCGCCACGCCCGATGGGACGCTGCCTGCGCGCCGCTGGCACAGTGGGCGCGCGGCATAACCCCCGCCCGCCTGTTTATTTCGGCCATTACCCTGCTGGAGCTGGAAAATGGCGTCGCCCATGTACAGAAGGACAGGCCCGATGAGGCGAAAGCCCTGCGCGTCTGGCTCGACAATCAGGTGGCCACGACCTTCGATGGCCGCATCCTGCCGGTCGATGCCGCCGTGGTGCGCCGCCGCTGTGGCCTCAACTACGCCGATGGCCGCGACGGCCTGATCGCCGCCACGGCGCTGGAACACAGCCTGACACTGGTGACGCGGCGGCCTTCGGCCTATCGCGCCGGACGGGTCAGGCTGCTTGATCCGTTCGCGGCCCACCCGGCAAGCGACGCCGCGCCTCAGGAAAGCGAATGGGCCGGGGAAGCGCGCAGCGGTCAGGGCTGGCTGCGCAATCTCTTTCTGCGCTTCTGA
- a CDS encoding efflux transporter outer membrane subunit — protein sequence MTLFKTLPAVSLAAALLSGCASAPLPPPSFATPAAFATASEASSTPAPQTGGWWLIFSDPVLDDLMARASQQNNDIRLSAAHLEQARALLKSSHADLWPQAGVSYNPSQSTYLQPQGKAATSHALDLNLSYEVDLSGRLAKAASAAHLDAEAAQSLLDETQLLIQSQVAQSYFALRALDEDRAIVADTLTAYRGSLDVTQKRFKEGDIAELDVARMQTEVASTEAEGAALDQQRAELAHALAILVGEPASTFDVTTSRWASQPWAGSVPAIPAGIPADVLARRPDVKAAQASLFAAQKRVGIAKAAWLPSLSLTASGGYLSPDLDTLVKSTSTSWSLAAMLSQAVFDGGQRRARIDYAQGGLDAAFATYQQQVLTALGDVEDQLSDLGYLRQQQTAQDAGLEAANRALAMSQSRYANGSSSQLDVLDAERQQLAVRRQALRVRAARYESTVGLIRALGGAW from the coding sequence ATGACCCTGTTCAAAACGCTCCCGGCTGTCAGCCTCGCCGCCGCCCTGCTCAGTGGTTGCGCCAGCGCGCCGCTTCCGCCGCCCAGCTTTGCCACGCCCGCGGCCTTTGCCACCGCCTCGGAGGCATCCTCCACGCCTGCGCCGCAAACGGGCGGCTGGTGGCTGATCTTCTCTGACCCCGTACTCGACGATCTGATGGCGCGGGCCAGCCAGCAGAATAACGACATCCGCCTGTCCGCCGCCCACCTCGAACAGGCGCGCGCCTTGCTGAAATCGTCCCATGCCGATCTGTGGCCGCAGGCGGGGGTGAGCTATAATCCCTCGCAATCGACCTATTTGCAGCCGCAGGGCAAGGCCGCCACCAGTCACGCGCTCGATCTCAACCTGTCCTATGAGGTCGATCTGTCCGGGCGGCTGGCAAAAGCGGCGTCAGCGGCGCATCTCGATGCCGAGGCGGCGCAGTCCTTGCTGGATGAAACGCAATTGCTGATCCAGTCGCAGGTGGCGCAGAGCTACTTCGCCCTGCGCGCGCTCGATGAAGACCGCGCCATCGTGGCCGATACGCTGACGGCCTATCGCGGCAGTCTGGACGTGACGCAAAAGCGTTTCAAAGAAGGCGACATCGCCGAGCTGGATGTGGCGCGGATGCAGACCGAGGTGGCCAGTACCGAGGCCGAAGGCGCGGCGCTCGATCAGCAGCGCGCCGAACTGGCCCATGCCCTGGCCATTCTGGTCGGCGAACCGGCCAGCACGTTCGACGTGACGACCAGCCGTTGGGCCAGCCAGCCCTGGGCCGGTTCTGTGCCCGCCATCCCCGCCGGGATTCCCGCCGATGTTCTGGCGCGCCGTCCCGATGTGAAGGCGGCGCAGGCCAGTCTGTTCGCGGCACAAAAGCGCGTCGGCATCGCGAAAGCCGCCTGGTTGCCCAGCCTCAGCCTGACCGCTTCGGGCGGCTATCTGTCACCCGATCTCGATACGCTGGTCAAATCGACCTCAACGAGCTGGTCGCTGGCGGCCATGCTGTCACAGGCGGTTTTTGACGGCGGGCAAAGGCGTGCCCGTATCGACTATGCGCAAGGCGGCCTCGATGCGGCCTTCGCCACCTATCAGCAGCAGGTGCTGACGGCGCTCGGCGATGTCGAGGATCAGTTGTCAGACCTTGGCTATCTGCGCCAGCAGCAGACCGCGCAGGATGCGGGGCTGGAGGCGGCCAACCGGGCGCTTGCCATGTCGCAATCGCGCTATGCCAATGGTTCGTCGTCGCAGCTAGACGTGCTCGACGCCGAACGCCAGCAACTGGCCGTTCGCCGTCAGGCCTTACGTGTGCGCGCCGCCCGCTACGAATCGACCGTGGGCCTGATCCGCGCGCTGGGCGGGGCCTGGTAG
- a CDS encoding multidrug efflux RND transporter permease subunit translates to MNLSKFFIDRPIFAGVLSVLILMAGLLSLRILPVSEYPEVVPPQIVVHAVYPGASPSVIAETVAAPIEESVNGVENMLYMNSQATADGQMTLTITFKLGTNPDLAQQMVQNRVSQAEARLPSDVRALGITTQKSQSSLPMVVHITSPNGRYDVNYLRNYALLHVKDRLQAIPGVGPIQMFGGGDYAMRVWLDPQKVAERGLSPSDVADAIRAQNVQAAAGVIGGSPGVPGLALQLSVNALGRLSTPEDFRNIIVKTGADGAVTRLGDIARVEMGASDYSLRSLLDNKNAVGIPIFETAGANSLQLSADVHKAMAELKKSMPEGVSYEIAYDTTEYVHESINSVIHTLLEAVLLVVIVVILFLQTWRASIIPLLSVPVSIIGTFAVMHLFGFTINALTLFGLVLAIGIVVDDAIVVVENVERNIEAGKTARQATYQAMREVSGPIIAIALVLVAVFVPLAFITGLSGQFYRQFSLTIAISTVISAVNSLTLSPALAALLLKGHDAKKDGLTRFMDATLGGFFGGFNKLFKRGSESYGRSLGGIVSRKALMLGLYACLAACAFLMFKVVPGGFIPQQDKAYLIGMVQLPDGATLDRTEAVAREVSRIAMQQPGVAHAIAFPGMSINGFTIASNQAVVFMPLKPFADRHGAALSAGAIAGALNAKLGGIKEAYAVMFPPPPLLGLGTTGGFKLQLEDHAGLGYAAMDAATKAFVAKANQTPALAGVFSGYDVNTPQLFADIDRTRARQLGVSVSDIFQTMQIYLGSQYVNDFNRFGRTYSVRLQADAPFRANPEDIGKLQLRSSNGSMVPLAAVLKVDQTAGPVTASRYNGFLSADISGGPAPGYSSGQAQAAIEKIAKETLPQGIGYEWTDLTYQQILAGDSSALVFPLVIILVFLVLAAQYESVVLPVAIILIVPMGLLSAMIGVWLSHGDNNIFTQIGLFVLVGLSAKNAILIVEFARELELTGLNPREAAIRASRLRLRPILMTSIAFIMGVLPLVLSQGAGAEMRHAMGVAVFAGMIGATALGLFLTPFFYVLLRALSGNRPLKSHVSTLAGEGDDTPDLPEAQPVLFID, encoded by the coding sequence ATGAATCTGTCCAAATTCTTTATCGACAGGCCGATCTTCGCCGGTGTGCTGTCGGTGCTGATCCTGATGGCCGGGCTGCTCAGCCTGCGCATCCTGCCCGTGTCGGAATATCCCGAAGTGGTGCCGCCGCAGATCGTGGTCCACGCCGTCTATCCGGGGGCCAGCCCGTCGGTCATCGCCGAAACCGTGGCTGCTCCAATCGAGGAATCGGTCAATGGCGTCGAGAACATGCTCTACATGAACTCGCAGGCCACGGCTGACGGCCAGATGACCCTGACCATCACCTTCAAGCTGGGCACCAATCCCGATCTGGCCCAGCAGATGGTGCAGAACCGCGTCAGTCAGGCCGAAGCGCGCCTGCCATCCGATGTGCGCGCGCTGGGCATTACCACGCAAAAGAGCCAGTCTTCGCTGCCGATGGTGGTGCATATCACCTCGCCCAATGGCCGCTATGACGTTAATTATTTGCGCAACTACGCCCTGTTGCACGTCAAGGATCGCCTGCAAGCCATTCCCGGCGTCGGGCCGATCCAGATGTTTGGTGGCGGTGACTATGCCATGCGCGTCTGGCTTGATCCGCAAAAAGTGGCCGAGCGCGGCCTGTCGCCTTCTGATGTCGCTGACGCCATCCGCGCGCAGAATGTGCAGGCCGCCGCCGGTGTGATCGGCGGGTCGCCCGGCGTGCCGGGTCTGGCCCTGCAATTGTCGGTCAATGCGCTGGGCCGTCTCAGCACGCCCGAAGATTTCCGCAACATCATCGTCAAGACCGGGGCGGATGGCGCGGTGACCCGACTGGGCGATATTGCCCGCGTTGAAATGGGCGCATCCGACTATTCGCTGCGCTCGCTGCTCGATAACAAGAACGCCGTCGGTATTCCGATCTTTGAAACCGCCGGGGCCAATTCGCTGCAATTGTCGGCCGATGTCCACAAGGCGATGGCCGAGCTGAAAAAATCGATGCCGGAAGGCGTGTCGTATGAGATCGCCTATGACACGACCGAATATGTCCATGAATCGATCAATTCGGTGATCCACACCCTGCTGGAAGCCGTGCTGCTGGTCGTCATCGTCGTCATCCTGTTCTTGCAGACCTGGCGCGCCTCGATCATTCCGCTTCTGTCGGTGCCCGTCTCGATCATCGGCACGTTTGCGGTGATGCACCTGTTCGGTTTCACCATCAATGCCCTGACCCTGTTCGGTCTGGTGCTGGCCATCGGGATCGTGGTCGATGACGCCATCGTGGTGGTCGAAAACGTCGAGCGCAATATCGAAGCCGGGAAAACGGCGCGTCAGGCCACCTATCAGGCCATGCGCGAAGTGTCCGGCCCGATCATCGCCATCGCGCTGGTTCTGGTGGCGGTCTTCGTGCCGCTGGCCTTCATCACCGGCCTGTCGGGTCAGTTTTATCGCCAGTTCTCGCTGACCATCGCCATCTCGACCGTCATTTCCGCCGTCAACTCCCTGACCCTGTCGCCCGCCCTGGCCGCCCTGCTGCTGAAAGGCCACGACGCCAAAAAAGATGGCCTGACGCGCTTTATGGATGCGACTCTGGGCGGCTTTTTCGGCGGCTTCAACAAGCTGTTCAAGCGCGGCTCGGAATCCTATGGCCGCTCATTGGGCGGCATCGTGTCGCGCAAGGCCCTGATGCTCGGCCTCTATGCCTGTCTGGCGGCCTGCGCCTTCCTGATGTTCAAGGTGGTGCCGGGCGGCTTTATTCCGCAACAGGACAAGGCCTATCTGATCGGCATGGTGCAATTGCCCGATGGCGCGACGCTCGACCGCACCGAGGCCGTAGCCCGCGAAGTCAGCCGGATCGCCATGCAGCAACCGGGCGTGGCCCACGCCATCGCCTTCCCCGGCATGTCGATCAATGGCTTCACCATTGCGTCCAATCAGGCGGTTGTCTTCATGCCGCTGAAACCCTTTGCCGATCGTCATGGCGCGGCCTTAAGCGCCGGTGCGATTGCCGGTGCGCTCAACGCCAAGCTGGGCGGCATCAAGGAAGCCTATGCCGTCATGTTCCCGCCGCCGCCGCTTCTGGGGCTGGGCACGACGGGCGGCTTCAAGCTGCAACTGGAAGACCATGCGGGCCTGGGCTATGCCGCGATGGACGCCGCCACCAAGGCCTTCGTGGCCAAAGCCAATCAAACCCCCGCACTGGCCGGTGTCTTCAGCGGCTATGACGTCAATACGCCGCAGCTTTTCGCCGACATCGACCGCACGCGCGCCCGTCAGCTCGGCGTTTCGGTCAGCGACATCTTCCAGACGATGCAGATCTATCTCGGCTCGCAATATGTCAACGACTTCAACCGCTTTGGCCGCACCTATTCCGTGCGTCTGCAAGCCGACGCGCCCTTCCGCGCCAATCCTGAGGACATAGGCAAGCTGCAACTGCGCTCATCCAATGGTTCGATGGTGCCGCTGGCCGCCGTGCTCAAGGTCGATCAGACCGCAGGGCCGGTGACGGCCAGCCGCTATAATGGTTTCCTGTCCGCTGATATTTCGGGCGGGCCCGCCCCCGGCTATTCGTCCGGTCAGGCGCAGGCGGCGATTGAAAAGATCGCCAAAGAAACCCTGCCGCAAGGTATTGGCTATGAATGGACCGACCTGACCTATCAGCAGATTCTGGCCGGTGATTCCTCGGCTCTGGTCTTCCCGCTGGTCATCATCCTCGTCTTCCTTGTGCTGGCCGCGCAATATGAAAGCGTGGTTCTGCCGGTGGCGATCATCCTGATCGTGCCGATGGGACTGTTATCGGCCATGATCGGCGTCTGGCTCAGTCATGGCGACAACAATATCTTCACCCAGATCGGCCTGTTCGTTCTGGTCGGGCTGTCGGCCAAGAACGCCATCCTGATCGTCGAATTCGCCCGCGAACTCGAACTGACCGGCCTCAATCCGCGTGAAGCCGCCATCCGCGCCAGCCGCCTGCGTCTGCGACCGATCCTGATGACTTCGATCGCCTTCATCATGGGCGTCCTGCCTCTGGTGCTGAGTCAGGGGGCGGGGGCGGAGATGCGTCACGCTATGGGGGTGGCCGTCTTTGCCGGCATGATCGGGGCCACGGCTCTGGGTCTGTTCCTGACGCCCTTCTTCTACGTTCTGTTGCGCGCCCTGTCGGGCAACCGGCCACTGAAATCGCACGTCTCGACCTTGGCGGGTGAAGGCGATGACACGCCCGACCTACCCGAAGCGCAACCCGTTCTTTTTATTGATTAG
- a CDS encoding efflux RND transporter periplasmic adaptor subunit has product MSHIHGLSALSLRTRKALLIGAASLSVVAVATIGVLSVSSHAVSQTAAAATPVSVAVVSQQNITDWQDFSGHLEAVDRVDIRPRVSGAIKAIHFREGALVKAGDLLVTIDPAPYLAEAARARADVSAAQARLTLATSEQARAQRLWADHAIAQADVESRVNDLKTAQASLEAAQAALQTANLNLSYTQVRAPVSGRVGRIEVTAGNLVAAGPQAEVLTTLVSVSPIYASFDADETVIDNTLSDLKTATGEAALDHVPVTLTTGNDEDGVITGHLQLIDNQFDGSSDTIRARAVFDNPDGRLIPGQFVRVRLGSAVSKPAILVSELAVGTDQDKRFVYVVGADHKVAYREVTLGGTSGGLRIVTSGLKPGERIVVNGLQHVMPGALVAEQMVSMDAKVPNA; this is encoded by the coding sequence ATGTCTCATATTCACGGCCTTTCGGCCCTTTCTTTGCGCACGCGCAAAGCGCTCCTGATCGGCGCAGCCTCATTGAGTGTCGTGGCCGTGGCCACCATCGGCGTGCTGAGCGTCTCTTCGCACGCCGTATCCCAGACTGCCGCTGCCGCCACGCCCGTTTCGGTCGCCGTGGTCAGCCAGCAAAACATCACCGACTGGCAGGATTTCTCCGGCCATCTCGAAGCGGTGGACCGCGTTGATATTCGTCCGCGCGTATCGGGCGCCATCAAGGCCATCCATTTCCGCGAAGGCGCGCTGGTCAAGGCCGGTGACCTGCTGGTCACCATCGACCCGGCCCCCTATCTGGCCGAGGCGGCGCGGGCGCGGGCCGATGTGTCCGCCGCTCAGGCTCGTCTGACTTTGGCCACCAGTGAGCAGGCGCGGGCGCAGCGCCTGTGGGCCGACCACGCCATTGCGCAGGCCGATGTCGAGAGCCGCGTCAACGACCTGAAGACGGCGCAGGCCAGTCTTGAGGCCGCCCAGGCCGCCTTGCAGACCGCCAATCTCAATCTCAGCTACACGCAGGTGCGCGCGCCTGTTTCGGGCCGCGTCGGCCGCATCGAGGTGACGGCGGGCAATCTGGTGGCCGCAGGCCCGCAGGCTGAGGTTCTGACCACGCTCGTATCGGTCAGCCCCATCTATGCCAGCTTCGACGCCGACGAAACCGTCATCGACAACACCCTGTCTGACCTGAAAACCGCCACGGGCGAGGCGGCGCTTGATCATGTGCCGGTCACCCTGACCACGGGCAATGACGAAGACGGCGTGATCACCGGCCATTTGCAGCTTATCGACAACCAGTTCGATGGTTCCAGCGACACGATCCGCGCCCGCGCCGTCTTCGACAATCCCGACGGCAGGCTGATCCCCGGCCAGTTCGTCCGCGTCCGGCTCGGTTCGGCGGTTTCGAAACCGGCCATTCTGGTGTCGGAACTGGCCGTCGGCACCGATCAGGACAAGCGTTTCGTCTATGTGGTGGGGGCCGATCACAAGGTGGCCTACCGCGAAGTGACGCTGGGCGGCACATCGGGCGGATTGCGCATCGTCACCTCCGGCCTGAAGCCGGGCGAGCGCATCGTGGTCAACGGCCTGCAACACGTCATGCCCGGTGCGCTGGTCGCCGAGCAGATGGTCAGCATGGATGCCAAGGTGCCCAACGCGTAA
- a CDS encoding TetR/AcrR family transcriptional regulator yields the protein MDDITAAPSNHLVPGLMEDMACAGQGADSGACATSRKRGRPRAYDYDDVLEKALEVFWTKGFSATSLDDLVEATGVNRPSLYAGFGDKEALYVKALNFYSKTISDQLDEVLTCQGAGDSILGIMQRYFDVMIKAYAGENDSCLGCAFICGAVNEAPQHESIMEMVQGALARFDQRFEAFFQAAKDQGIIAADQDPAVLSQMVVGLTANIGMRARAGASREELQKIIRASTAFLFR from the coding sequence ATGGACGACATCACAGCAGCCCCATCGAACCACCTTGTTCCCGGCCTCATGGAAGATATGGCCTGTGCCGGCCAGGGCGCTGACTCAGGTGCCTGCGCAACCTCGCGCAAACGCGGTCGCCCGCGCGCCTATGATTATGACGATGTGCTCGAAAAGGCGCTGGAGGTTTTCTGGACCAAGGGCTTTTCCGCCACCTCGCTCGATGATCTGGTCGAGGCCACCGGCGTCAACCGCCCCAGCCTCTATGCCGGTTTCGGCGACAAGGAGGCGCTGTATGTCAAGGCGCTCAACTTCTACAGCAAGACGATCAGTGACCAGCTCGACGAGGTGCTGACCTGTCAGGGGGCGGGCGACAGTATTCTCGGCATCATGCAGCGCTATTTCGACGTAATGATCAAGGCCTATGCGGGCGAAAACGATAGCTGCCTCGGCTGCGCCTTTATCTGTGGCGCGGTCAATGAGGCGCCGCAGCACGAATCGATCATGGAAATGGTGCAGGGCGCGCTGGCCCGCTTCGACCAGCGCTTCGAGGCTTTTTTTCAGGCCGCGAAGGATCAGGGCATTATCGCCGCCGATCAGGATCCCGCCGTCCTGTCGCAGATGGTGGTGGGGCTGACGGCCAATATCGGGATGCGCGCCCGCGCCGGGGCCAGCCGCGAGGAGCTGCAAAAGATCATCAGGGCGTCCACGGCTTTTCTGTTCCGCTGA